CTTCTTCCATACAACTGTGTAGAAAAGATCTCTTTTGCTCTCTTATCTATCTCTTCCCATTGTTTCGCTGTCAGTGGAGCAAGAAATCTTTTCAGAAATTCCATGTTCTTCACCCCCTTTCAAAGCTTTCTGATTCCAAGATCACCCCTCGAGTTCTCTGAACCACCGGAGGATTCTTCCTCTTCTATCTCAGTAATAGGTTTATCAGTGAAAAGATAAGTTCTCAAAGCTTCATCCCACCCCGACATGTTTCTTCTCAACCATTCGAGAAGCATAGCGGCGTGTTCCATTTCTTCATTTCTGTTGTGCTCGAGAATCTTTTTCACAGTTTCATCTTTCGTCGCCGCAACTCTCTGATGGTACCAAGCGATCGCCTCTATTTCTTCTTTAAGACTGTTCAGTGCTCTGACAAAGTCTCTATCTTGATTAGAGAGTTCGGAAACAGGTTCATGGTATTGATCAGCCATGTTATCCACCTCCGTTAAAATTATTCAAACATGAAACATCTATTTAAATTGTATCACACAAAAAAACATTAAAATCTATAACGATTTGAATAAATTCCTTCCCCAGGGGGAGCTCCTAGTCCGGGGCTGAGAGGAGGGCGGAAGCCCTCGACCCCTAGAACCTGATCCGGGTAATACCGGCGGAGGGAATGGGGAAGGAGGGCAAAAAGACCTCCGCCGTTCGAGCGGAGGATTTATTTTTATAAGGAGGTGTTTTCATGCGGGATCTTTTGATTTCCAAATTGATCGTGGAGAAATACTTTGAGAAACTCAAAAGCTCTTTAGAACTAGATGTTGCCATCGTTGGAGCAGGGCCCAGTGGTCTCACTGCCGCCTACGAACTTGCAAAAAACGGTTTCAAGGTAGCCGTTTTCGAAGAGAGGAACGTTCCGGGAGGTGGTATTTGGGGTGGAGGGATGATGTTCAACGAGGTAGTCTTGGAGAAGGAATTGGAAACGTTTTTAAGAGAGTTGAAAGTACGATATACGTTGAGAGAAGATCACATCGTTGTTGATTCTGTTCATTTTGCTTCTGCTTTGCTTTATAGAGCGACGAAAGAGGGTGCTTTGGTGTTCAACAACATTTCTGTGGAAGATGTTGCTCTTCGTGAAGGAAGGGTGTGTGGTGTGGTGGTGAATTGGGGCCCTACCGTTAGATTAGGATTGCATGTGGATCCTATAACTGTGAAGTCTTCCTTTGTGGTGGATGGCACAGGACATCCTGCGAACGTTGTTACACTTCTCGCCAAAAGAGGACTAATTCAAATGAAAACAGAATTTCCTATGGATGCGGACAGCGCCGAAGAATTCGTTGTGGAGAAAACTGGTGAAGTGTTCCCGGGTCTTCTCGTTTCAGGTATGGCAGTGTGTGAGGTTTACGGAGGTCCGAGGATGGGGCCCATATTCGGTGGGATGATTCTATCGGGTCAAAAGATTGCAAAAATTGTTAACAAAAGGTTGAGGTGATCTTTATGACTCAAATGGAAATGGCCCGAAAGGGTCTCATTTCTGAAGAGATGAGAAAAGTAGCGGCATATGAGGGTGTTGATGTGGAGCTGGTGAGGCAGAAATTGGCGGAAGGGCGCGCTGTTCTTCCAAAGAACAAAATTCACAAAGTGGAGCGGCCTATGATCGTAGGAGAAGGTTTCTCTGTGAAAGTGAACGCCAACATAGGTACTTCTCAAGGTTTTTCCTCGATAGAGGAAGAAAAGGAAAAGGCAAAGGTTGCCATCGAATACGGGGCGGATTCTTTGATGGTCCTTTCCACGTGGGGAGATCTTAGGGAAATAAGAAGGACTATAGTGAGTCTTTCGCCCGTTCCTGTGGGATCTGTTCCCATATACGATTCCGCGGTGAAAAGCTATCAAACAAAGAAAAATGTGGTGGATTTTTCAGAGAAGGACTTTTTCGATATGGTAGTTGCTCATGCGGAAGATGGAATTGATTTCATGACGATTCATGTGGGAGTAACCAGAAGGGTTTTGGAGAGAATAAAATCATCGAAACGTATTTTAAAGATAGTGAGTAGAGGAGGATCCATAATAGCGGGGTGGATGATCAAAAACAACAGAGAAAATCCCTTCTATCAATATTTCGATGAGCTTCTGAGCATAGCAAAAGAGTACGATATCACGCTGAGCCTTGGAGACGGAATGAGGCCCGGAGCTGTAGTGGATGCCAGCGATACGCAGCAGTTTGAAGAGCTTTTTGTAATGGGAGAATTGGTAGAAAAGGCAAGAGAAGAAGGTGTACAAGTGATGCTGGAGGGGCCAGGTCACGTACCCTTGAATGAAATCGAAATGAACGTTACTCTCATGAAAAAAATTGGAAAGGGAGCGCCTATTTTTCTCCTCGGGCCTCTTCCAACCGACAGAGCTATGGGATACGATCATATCGCTTGTGCAATTGGGGGAGCGCTGGCTGGATACTATGGAGCAGATTTTCTTTGTTACGTAACTCCTGCAGAACACATCTCTCTTCCAGATGTTGAAGATGTGAGAGAAGGTGTGATAGCATCTAAAATAGCAGCGGTTGTAGCGGATGTGGCACGAGGGAACAAAAAAGCTTGGGATTTGGAGGAAAAAATGGCGCTAGCCCGAAAAGATTTCGATTGGGAGACCATGTTCGAGTTATCTTTGGGTAAAAATGTAGCAAAAGAAAAACACGAGAAGAGGCCCTATCCGGACAAAGGTTGTTCAATGTGTGGTCCCTTCTGTGCCATTAAGATTGCGGAGGAATTCGCTTGAGAAAGGGTATCTCCACGAGTATCATAAAAAGCAATCCAAAACTCTTGAAATTTCTTCCAGACGCTGAACTTTATGAGCTTGGATTTTTCACCATGGAGGACTTGGAAAAGGTCCTCCGCTTTTTTGCAGGCAAAAAGTTCGGAGTGCACGCACCTTTCGTCTACAGATACGCTAAACGACATCCGAATCCTACCTCTTTGAACGAGAAGGACAGAATCGACACCTTTTTGGTGAACAAGAAATGCGCTGATCTCTCGAAGAAGATCGGGTCAGAGTACATGGTCGTACATTTTCCAAACGCTCTCCAGCAAGAGAACTGGCTTTACATTTACGAAGAAGTGGAGAGAGAATTTTTTGAACTTTCAAAGATGATAGAAATCCGCGTGGAGAATGTATACGGAAACGACTATTTCCATAGTGCGAAAGATTACAAGATCTTTTTAGGAAACACGCATTGCACTATGTGTGTCGATATAGGCCACCTTATTCTTGATGCAGAAATGTATGGTTTTTCGCCTGCAAGGTTTATCGATGTACTTTCAGATTCGATAAGCGAATTTCACATATATTATGCGGACTTTGAAACTTATAGAAAATGTCATCATGCTCCCTGGGGGGATTCAAGAATATTCCACGAAATTTTGGAGTTTATAAGAGGTATGGACGCAGATTTTGTCATAGAATCAACCCCGGAATGTCCTGACGGTTTGGAGATGCTTCTTGAATACTGGAGGGGATTGGGATGATTTTGGTCGTGGCTGGTCTTGATCCATCTGCTGGTGCGGGGATTTTCCAAGATATAAAGGTCATTTCTGCGCTCGGATTGAGAGCTTACGGAGTAGTTTCTGCTTTCACCGTTCAAAATGAAAAGAGAGTGTTCTCCGTGAATTTCAGGGAATGGGATGTGATGAGAAGAGAGATTGAAGTTTTACCAACACCCAAAGTAATAAAGATAGGCCTTTCATTGCCTGCAGTAGTTAAAAAATTGAGAGAAATGTTTCCTTCTTCCAGAATCGTATGGAATGTGATTCTTTCATCTTCTTCCGGCTTCAAATTTCTGGATCCGGAAACGGTTGATAAATTCACGGAGTATGCCGATTATGTTATATTGAATTCCGAGGAGGCGCGATATTTAGAATTGAAAGAAAATTTCATTGTCACCGGAGGACATGAAACGGGCAGATCGGTTCGTGTGAGGTTTCGAGGAAAAGATTTTGAAATTCCCAGGGTTTCAGGAGAATTTCACGGAACCGGTTGCGCATTTTCCAGCGCTTTTTCAGGTTTTCTGGCTTTAAATTACTCAGCGGAAGAAGCAATATTGGCGGCCATGGATTTGGTGAGAAAGATATTACTTCGTTCCCAAGGTGACTCTGTGGAGACAGAAAAACTCCTTAGAGAATGGTACAAACACGATGTTTTGAACTCTTTAGACGAGATTCTTCCTGAGTTTCTTGAAATAGGTCCCCTCACGGTTCCCGAGGTGGGTCAAAACATTTCTTATGCTTTACCATGGGCACAAACTGAGTTCGAAGTTGGAAAA
The Thermotoga sp. KOL6 genome window above contains:
- a CDS encoding encapsulin-associated ferritin-like protein, which produces MADQYHEPVSELSNQDRDFVRALNSLKEEIEAIAWYHQRVAATKDETVKKILEHNRNEEMEHAAMLLEWLRRNMSGWDEALRTYLFTDKPITEIEEEESSGGSENSRGDLGIRKL
- a CDS encoding sulfide-dependent adenosine diphosphate thiazole synthase — translated: MRDLLISKLIVEKYFEKLKSSLELDVAIVGAGPSGLTAAYELAKNGFKVAVFEERNVPGGGIWGGGMMFNEVVLEKELETFLRELKVRYTLREDHIVVDSVHFASALLYRATKEGALVFNNISVEDVALREGRVCGVVVNWGPTVRLGLHVDPITVKSSFVVDGTGHPANVVTLLAKRGLIQMKTEFPMDADSAEEFVVEKTGEVFPGLLVSGMAVCEVYGGPRMGPIFGGMILSGQKIAKIVNKRLR
- the thiC gene encoding phosphomethylpyrimidine synthase ThiC → MTQMEMARKGLISEEMRKVAAYEGVDVELVRQKLAEGRAVLPKNKIHKVERPMIVGEGFSVKVNANIGTSQGFSSIEEEKEKAKVAIEYGADSLMVLSTWGDLREIRRTIVSLSPVPVGSVPIYDSAVKSYQTKKNVVDFSEKDFFDMVVAHAEDGIDFMTIHVGVTRRVLERIKSSKRILKIVSRGGSIIAGWMIKNNRENPFYQYFDELLSIAKEYDITLSLGDGMRPGAVVDASDTQQFEELFVMGELVEKAREEGVQVMLEGPGHVPLNEIEMNVTLMKKIGKGAPIFLLGPLPTDRAMGYDHIACAIGGALAGYYGADFLCYVTPAEHISLPDVEDVREGVIASKIAAVVADVARGNKKAWDLEEKMALARKDFDWETMFELSLGKNVAKEKHEKRPYPDKGCSMCGPFCAIKIAEEFA
- a CDS encoding sugar phosphate isomerase/epimerase: MRKGISTSIIKSNPKLLKFLPDAELYELGFFTMEDLEKVLRFFAGKKFGVHAPFVYRYAKRHPNPTSLNEKDRIDTFLVNKKCADLSKKIGSEYMVVHFPNALQQENWLYIYEEVEREFFELSKMIEIRVENVYGNDYFHSAKDYKIFLGNTHCTMCVDIGHLILDAEMYGFSPARFIDVLSDSISEFHIYYADFETYRKCHHAPWGDSRIFHEILEFIRGMDADFVIESTPECPDGLEMLLEYWRGLG
- a CDS encoding thiamine-phosphate synthase family protein, coding for MILVVAGLDPSAGAGIFQDIKVISALGLRAYGVVSAFTVQNEKRVFSVNFREWDVMRREIEVLPTPKVIKIGLSLPAVVKKLREMFPSSRIVWNVILSSSSGFKFLDPETVDKFTEYADYVILNSEEARYLELKENFIVTGGHETGRSVRVRFRGKDFEIPRVSGEFHGTGCAFSSAFSGFLALNYSAEEAILAAMDLVRKILLRSQGDSVETEKLLREWYKHDVLNSLDEILPEFLEIGPLTVPEVGQNISYALPWAQTEFEVGKFPGRIRLKEGKAVAVSSASFKDRSHTARMAIAIMQFHPHMRCTVNVKYKKEYVERAEKKGLRVFRYDRSKEPSEVREKEGESMKWMIEQAISQLKSPPDVIYDEGWWGKEAMIRVFGRDPREVLEKIKLMLEG